The following coding sequences are from one Geothrix sp. window:
- the nuoL gene encoding NADH-quinone oxidoreductase subunit L, with protein MTTTMTADMTLVHAATTAASQPSTLLWLIPFLPLFGFLVNGLSGKKLRNTQVVDFIALGSVGVAFLLTLYHFIQLVGLPADGRSIHQSLWTWFDVGGARVLGGLSTYKIEWAYKFDALSGAMALLVTGAGFLIHLFSTGYMAEERNDGRYYRFMAYLNLFVFSMLNLVLGANIMMMFLGWEGVGLCSYLLIGFYFDKEYAAIAGKKAFVTNRIGDFGFMIGFFLIFMVFGSLDYDTLMGSVREISSLKSITLFGLTHAPVWWFNLIGCCLFVGAAGKSAQIPLYVWLPDAMAGPTPVSALIHAATMVTSGLYMITRLNFIYVQAPVALAVVLFVGALTAFVAASMGLAQYDIKKVLAYSTVSQLGFMFMGLGAGAFTAGMFHVFTHAAFKACLFLGSGSVIMACHHEQDMRNMGGLRKYMPWTFLSMGLATLAIAGIFPFSGFFSKDEILWKVFEGWYHHGAFDGPALNLVAWILGMLGAFMTAFYMTRLMIMTFYGEYRGAGHDPYHLTVPSEAHHGADDHGHDAHGHDDHAHAAPAAHGHGDHGHGPTEVPWNMWLPVFIFAIFAVILGFLNLPHSLETLGKVFGNDHFSKWLEPLLYQVAAPEHGHHAAPFIEYALMFWATLFWAPGAILLAVWIYGMDPSWSKARAFVTRFPKVFEWVNAKYYVDEFYEWAIIEPLKRFSAQLWSFDTWVVDGMVNGAARVTLIWAELMHWVDEYLVDGAVDLTEYIVQETSGVFRGLQSGRVQHYAFVMFLGFLAFAVVKFLV; from the coding sequence ATGACGACGACCATGACTGCCGACATGACCCTGGTGCACGCCGCCACGACCGCCGCCTCCCAGCCCAGCACCCTGCTGTGGCTGATCCCCTTCCTCCCCCTGTTCGGGTTCCTCGTCAACGGGCTCAGCGGCAAGAAGCTGAGGAACACCCAGGTGGTGGACTTCATCGCCCTGGGCAGCGTGGGCGTTGCCTTCCTGCTCACGCTCTACCACTTCATCCAGCTGGTGGGACTGCCGGCGGACGGCCGCTCCATCCACCAGAGCCTCTGGACCTGGTTCGACGTGGGCGGCGCGCGGGTGCTCGGCGGCCTCAGCACCTACAAGATCGAGTGGGCCTACAAGTTCGACGCCCTGAGCGGCGCCATGGCCCTGCTGGTGACGGGAGCCGGCTTCCTGATCCACCTCTTCAGCACCGGCTACATGGCCGAAGAGCGCAACGACGGCCGCTACTACCGCTTCATGGCCTACCTGAACCTCTTCGTGTTCAGCATGCTCAACCTGGTGCTGGGCGCCAACATCATGATGATGTTCCTGGGCTGGGAGGGCGTGGGCCTCTGCTCCTACCTGCTCATCGGCTTCTACTTCGACAAGGAATACGCCGCCATCGCCGGCAAGAAGGCCTTCGTCACCAACCGCATCGGCGACTTCGGCTTCATGATCGGGTTCTTCCTGATCTTCATGGTCTTCGGCAGCCTGGACTACGACACCCTCATGGGCTCGGTCCGGGAGATCTCCAGCCTGAAGTCCATCACCCTCTTCGGCCTCACCCACGCGCCCGTCTGGTGGTTCAACCTCATCGGCTGCTGCCTCTTCGTGGGCGCCGCCGGCAAGTCAGCCCAGATTCCCCTCTACGTCTGGCTCCCAGATGCCATGGCGGGCCCGACCCCCGTGTCGGCCCTAATCCATGCCGCCACCATGGTGACCAGCGGCCTCTACATGATCACCCGCCTGAACTTCATCTACGTCCAGGCGCCGGTGGCCCTGGCCGTGGTGCTCTTCGTGGGCGCCCTCACCGCCTTCGTGGCCGCGAGCATGGGCCTGGCCCAGTACGACATCAAGAAGGTGCTGGCCTACTCCACCGTGTCGCAGCTCGGCTTCATGTTCATGGGCCTGGGTGCCGGGGCCTTCACCGCCGGCATGTTCCACGTCTTCACCCACGCCGCCTTCAAGGCCTGCCTCTTCCTCGGTTCCGGCTCGGTCATCATGGCCTGCCACCACGAGCAGGACATGCGGAACATGGGTGGACTGAGGAAGTACATGCCCTGGACCTTCCTCTCCATGGGCCTGGCCACCCTGGCCATCGCGGGCATCTTCCCCTTCTCCGGTTTCTTCTCGAAGGACGAGATCCTGTGGAAGGTCTTCGAGGGCTGGTACCACCACGGCGCCTTTGACGGCCCCGCCCTGAACCTGGTGGCCTGGATCCTGGGCATGCTGGGCGCCTTCATGACCGCCTTCTACATGACCCGTCTCATGATCATGACCTTCTACGGCGAGTACCGCGGGGCAGGGCATGATCCCTACCACCTGACGGTGCCCTCCGAGGCCCACCATGGTGCCGACGACCATGGCCACGACGCGCATGGGCATGACGATCACGCTCATGCCGCCCCCGCGGCCCATGGGCACGGCGATCACGGCCACGGCCCCACGGAAGTCCCCTGGAACATGTGGCTGCCCGTGTTCATCTTCGCGATCTTCGCCGTGATCCTCGGATTCCTGAACCTGCCCCACAGCCTGGAGACCCTCGGCAAGGTGTTCGGCAACGACCACTTCTCCAAGTGGCTCGAGCCGCTCCTCTACCAGGTGGCGGCGCCCGAGCACGGCCACCACGCGGCCCCCTTCATCGAGTACGCGCTGATGTTCTGGGCCACGCTGTTCTGGGCCCCGGGCGCCATCCTGCTGGCGGTCTGGATCTACGGCATGGACCCCAGCTGGTCCAAGGCCAGGGCCTTCGTCACCCGCTTCCCCAAGGTCTTCGAGTGGGTGAACGCCAAGTACTACGTGGACGAGTTCTACGAGTGGGCCATCATCGAACCCCTCAAGCGCTTCTCCGCCCAGCTCTGGAGCTTCGACACCTGGGTGGTGGACGGCATGGTGAACGGCGCGGCGCGCGTCACCCTCATCTGGGCCGAGCTCATGCACTGGGTGGATGAGTACCTGGTCGATGGCGCCGTCGACCTGACCGAGTACATCGTGCAGGAGACCAGCGGCGTGTTCCGCGGCCTGCAGAGCGGCCGGGTGCAGCACTACGCCTTCGTGATGTTCCTCGGCTTCCTCGCCTTCGCCGTCGTGAAATTCCTCGTCTAG
- the nuoK gene encoding NADH-quinone oxidoreductase subunit NuoK — protein sequence MVSMNAVLLISFLLFSIGIIGVLIRRNALVILMCVELMLNAANLNFIAFARHSGSVSGQAFALLVMGFAAAEVAVGLALVVALYRKRDTVQVDDINLLKG from the coding sequence ATGGTCAGCATGAACGCGGTCCTCCTCATCTCGTTCCTCCTGTTCTCCATCGGTATCATCGGCGTCCTCATCCGCCGCAACGCCCTGGTGATCCTCATGTGCGTGGAGCTCATGCTCAACGCCGCCAATCTGAACTTCATCGCCTTCGCCCGCCACAGCGGGTCCGTCTCCGGCCAGGCCTTCGCCCTGCTGGTGATGGGCTTCGCCGCGGCCGAAGTGGCGGTGGGCCTCGCGCTGGTGGTGGCCCTCTACCGCAAGCGCGACACCGTCCAGGTGGACGACATCAACCTGCTGAAGGGATGA
- a CDS encoding NADH-quinone oxidoreductase subunit J — translation MEHFIQMIGRNMFAIFGAMALGGAAFMVASRSAVHSVLGFLFAMLCIAGCFLSLEAEFLGMAQILVYAGGIVVLFLFVVMLVEMSKKKEKEVFQVQSRYAVVAVLLGAATFLSVFRKVLFGAASPEALVLRPGLAQGLNVAGQNAQAVSRGLFADYLLPFEILSVILLVALVGAVVLAKTERV, via the coding sequence ATGGAACACTTCATTCAAATGATCGGCCGGAACATGTTCGCCATCTTCGGCGCCATGGCCCTGGGTGGCGCCGCATTCATGGTCGCCTCCAGGAGCGCCGTGCACAGCGTGCTCGGATTCCTCTTCGCGATGCTCTGCATCGCCGGCTGCTTCCTCTCCCTGGAGGCTGAGTTCCTGGGCATGGCCCAGATCCTGGTGTATGCCGGGGGCATCGTGGTGCTCTTCCTCTTCGTCGTCATGCTCGTGGAGATGAGCAAGAAGAAGGAGAAGGAGGTCTTCCAGGTCCAGTCCCGGTACGCCGTGGTGGCAGTCCTCCTCGGTGCGGCCACCTTCCTGAGCGTCTTCCGGAAGGTCCTCTTCGGAGCCGCCTCGCCCGAGGCGCTGGTGCTGCGCCCCGGGCTGGCCCAGGGGCTGAACGTGGCCGGGCAGAACGCCCAGGCCGTGAGCCGCGGGCTCTTCGCGGACTACCTGCTGCCCTTCGAGATCCTCAGCGTGATCCTGCTGGTGGCCCTGGTGGGAGCCGTGGTCCTGGCGAAAACGGAGCGTGTGTGA
- a CDS encoding NuoI/complex I 23 kDa subunit family protein yields MNKILRTLIPFDIAKGLSITGKHFAKVFFTANRRKVPFHITSEYPEVPAKVQPRYRGRLTLLKDEQGEIKCVCCLACEKICPTQVITIEKGKKEGRKMPFPVRYDFEMERCIFCEFCVESCGFDSIILNHQFELAAYNREDFSIGMEGLGQNMYEPTPVGKFSVADD; encoded by the coding sequence ATGAACAAGATCCTGAGGACCCTCATCCCCTTCGACATCGCCAAGGGCCTGTCCATCACGGGCAAGCACTTCGCCAAGGTCTTCTTCACGGCCAACCGCCGGAAGGTGCCCTTCCACATCACCTCCGAATACCCCGAGGTTCCCGCCAAGGTCCAGCCTCGGTATCGCGGCCGTCTCACGCTGCTGAAGGACGAGCAGGGCGAGATCAAGTGCGTGTGCTGCCTGGCCTGCGAAAAGATCTGCCCCACCCAGGTGATCACCATCGAGAAGGGCAAGAAGGAAGGGCGCAAGATGCCCTTCCCGGTGCGCTACGACTTCGAGATGGAGCGCTGCATCTTCTGCGAGTTCTGCGTGGAGAGCTGCGGCTTCGACTCCATCATCCTCAACCACCAGTTCGAGCTGGCCGCCTACAACCGGGAGGATTTCTCCATCGGCATGGAAGGCCTGGGCCAGAACATGTACGAGCCCACGCCCGTGGGCAAGTTCAGCGTGGCCGACGACTGA
- a CDS encoding complex I subunit 1/NuoH family protein, with translation MPIPTLTQSIVITLIQCLLVVIFVFVVVPLTVFAERKVLGYLQQRLGSTRVASGHVGITGWMNRGMWKWGRIPVLSYWRGIPGLVADVLKLILKEDVIPAKADRFVFFIAPALSMVAAVVVFAAVSFVPGVFFTFPTWFPFVGGLPVSGGIADINVGLLWILGVASVGVYGIVLAGWASNSKYPLLGGLRSAAQMVSYEVPLALSLLAPVVLSASLNFGEMSARMATGLPFWGLAPQIIGFLLYLTCGFAETNRLPFDMPEAENELVAGFHTEYSGMKFGFFYLAEYINMTVVAALAAGFFLGGPWLLPFGLQGLVNPYLPAFLSWFGEPHAIFFVVKIIFLLFTYIWVRGTIPRYRYDQVMSVAWKYLIPMALFNLLLAAAVRCFAV, from the coding sequence ATGCCGATTCCGACCCTCACCCAGTCCATCGTGATCACCCTCATCCAGTGCCTGCTGGTGGTGATCTTCGTCTTCGTCGTCGTCCCCCTGACGGTGTTCGCCGAGCGCAAGGTGCTCGGCTACCTCCAGCAGCGCCTGGGCTCCACCCGCGTGGCCAGCGGCCACGTCGGCATCACCGGTTGGATGAACCGCGGCATGTGGAAGTGGGGCCGGATTCCCGTCCTCTCCTACTGGCGTGGCATCCCCGGTCTCGTGGCGGACGTCCTGAAGCTGATCCTCAAAGAGGACGTCATTCCTGCCAAGGCCGACAGGTTCGTGTTCTTCATCGCGCCCGCCCTCAGCATGGTGGCGGCGGTGGTGGTGTTCGCCGCGGTGTCCTTCGTGCCGGGCGTCTTCTTCACCTTCCCCACCTGGTTCCCCTTCGTGGGCGGCCTGCCGGTATCCGGCGGCATCGCCGACATCAATGTGGGCCTGCTCTGGATTCTTGGCGTCGCCAGCGTGGGCGTCTACGGCATCGTCCTGGCCGGCTGGGCCTCGAACTCCAAGTATCCCCTCCTGGGCGGCCTGCGCAGCGCGGCCCAGATGGTCAGCTACGAAGTGCCCCTGGCCCTGAGCCTGCTCGCGCCCGTGGTGCTTTCCGCCAGCCTGAACTTCGGCGAGATGTCCGCGCGCATGGCGACGGGCCTGCCCTTCTGGGGCCTGGCGCCGCAGATCATCGGCTTCCTGCTCTACCTCACCTGCGGCTTCGCCGAGACCAACCGCCTCCCCTTCGACATGCCCGAGGCCGAGAACGAGCTGGTGGCGGGCTTCCACACCGAGTATTCGGGCATGAAGTTCGGGTTCTTCTACCTGGCCGAGTACATCAACATGACCGTGGTGGCGGCCCTGGCCGCAGGCTTCTTCCTGGGCGGCCCCTGGCTGCTGCCCTTCGGCCTGCAGGGGCTGGTGAATCCCTACCTGCCGGCCTTCCTGTCGTGGTTCGGCGAGCCCCACGCCATCTTCTTCGTGGTGAAGATCATCTTCCTGCTCTTCACCTACATCTGGGTGCGCGGCACCATCCCCCGCTACCGGTACGACCAGGTCATGAGCGTGGCGTGGAAGTACCTGATCCCCATGGCGCTGTTCAACCTCTTGCTGGCGGCCGCCGTCCGCTGCTTCGCCGTCTAG
- a CDS encoding NADH-quinone oxidoreductase subunit D yields the protein MFKNEEMEINLGPQHPSTHGVLRVKLRLDGETITHCRPMIGYLHRGVEKICENQTFFQGQVWTDRMDYCSAVANNLGWAEANEKLFGITVPRRAQYIRTMLNEFNRLASHLIWLATHALDIGAMTVFLYAFREREDILDMNEAFCGSRLTTTAFRIGGLREDLPPGFEKLVKKFLAKFPDCIAEYENLLNENRIWKKRTVGVAKLSAEDAIALGVTGPVLRAAGVPYDIRKAFPYAAYAEMNFDVPTRTEADTYARYLVRMDEMRQSARIIQQCMDGMPEGPVMAKLPKILKAEVNEVYHATEAPKGEIGYYLVGEKGSGNPYRFHVRAPGFINLQALPKMAEGGLIADIVAAIGTLDIVLGEIDR from the coding sequence ATGTTCAAGAACGAGGAAATGGAGATCAACCTGGGGCCGCAGCACCCGTCCACGCACGGTGTGCTCCGGGTGAAGCTTCGGCTCGATGGCGAGACCATCACCCACTGCCGGCCCATGATCGGCTACCTGCACCGGGGCGTGGAGAAGATCTGCGAGAACCAGACCTTCTTCCAGGGCCAGGTGTGGACCGACCGCATGGACTACTGCTCGGCCGTGGCCAACAACCTGGGCTGGGCGGAAGCCAACGAGAAGCTCTTCGGCATCACGGTGCCCCGGCGCGCCCAGTACATCCGCACGATGCTGAACGAGTTCAACCGCCTGGCCTCGCACCTGATCTGGCTGGCGACGCACGCCCTGGACATCGGGGCCATGACGGTCTTCCTCTACGCCTTCCGCGAGCGCGAGGACATCCTCGACATGAACGAGGCCTTCTGCGGCTCGCGCCTCACCACCACGGCCTTCCGCATCGGCGGCCTGCGCGAGGACCTGCCTCCGGGCTTCGAGAAGCTGGTGAAGAAGTTCCTGGCCAAGTTCCCGGACTGCATCGCGGAATACGAGAACCTGCTGAACGAGAACCGCATCTGGAAGAAGCGCACCGTCGGCGTGGCCAAGCTCAGCGCCGAGGATGCCATCGCCCTGGGCGTCACAGGGCCCGTCCTGCGGGCCGCGGGCGTTCCTTACGACATCCGCAAGGCCTTCCCCTACGCCGCCTACGCCGAGATGAACTTTGACGTGCCGACCCGCACCGAGGCCGACACCTACGCCCGGTACCTGGTCCGCATGGACGAGATGCGGCAGAGTGCCCGCATCATCCAGCAGTGCATGGACGGCATGCCCGAAGGCCCGGTCATGGCCAAGCTGCCCAAGATCCTGAAGGCCGAGGTCAATGAGGTCTACCACGCGACCGAAGCCCCCAAGGGCGAGATCGGCTACTACCTCGTGGGCGAGAAGGGCAGCGGCAATCCCTACCGCTTCCATGTGCGGGCCCCCGGATTCATCAACCTCCAAGCCTTGCCCAAGATGGCCGAGGGTGGACTGATCGCCGACATCGTCGCGGCCATCGGCACCCTGGACATCGTGCTCGGCGAGATCGACCGCTAG
- a CDS encoding NADH-quinone oxidoreductase subunit C, whose protein sequence is MSDETLPQPPETPEAPAGPYVYDYAASPQRQVVLPKTVPLPSLKTYEAEVKAAAAADEAKWQKMLADFETAKAKAEGEGKEAPKPPVRPVPRKDDNDMKTPWPQEAKDDDLHRLQERLGGKVEEIFEQAGELTCQVSKDAILEALQLCRQDIALNYEMLADQTATHYPAATGFAFSVVYHLTSISRRKRLRLRILVPEGFSPESACAVYPSANWMEREIYDMLGIRFANHPDMTRILCPEDWEGHPLRKDYPVVGWGQRDIAFREDRGGMLERIALQKAGQLGINLKQPKAE, encoded by the coding sequence ATGTCGGACGAGACCCTCCCCCAGCCGCCGGAGACTCCGGAAGCGCCGGCCGGTCCCTATGTCTATGACTACGCCGCGTCCCCCCAGCGCCAGGTCGTCCTGCCGAAGACCGTGCCCCTGCCCAGCCTGAAGACCTACGAGGCCGAGGTGAAGGCGGCCGCCGCCGCCGACGAGGCCAAGTGGCAGAAGATGCTGGCGGACTTCGAGACCGCCAAGGCCAAGGCCGAGGGGGAAGGCAAGGAGGCCCCCAAGCCCCCCGTCCGCCCGGTGCCGCGCAAGGATGACAACGACATGAAGACCCCCTGGCCCCAGGAGGCCAAGGATGATGACCTGCACCGCCTGCAGGAGCGCCTGGGCGGCAAGGTCGAGGAGATCTTCGAGCAGGCCGGCGAGCTCACCTGCCAGGTCTCCAAGGATGCGATCCTCGAAGCCCTCCAGCTCTGCCGGCAGGACATCGCGCTGAACTACGAGATGCTCGCCGACCAGACCGCCACGCACTACCCGGCGGCCACCGGCTTCGCCTTCAGCGTGGTCTACCACCTGACCAGCATCAGCCGCCGGAAGCGCCTCCGCCTCCGCATCCTGGTACCCGAGGGGTTCAGCCCCGAGAGCGCCTGCGCCGTCTATCCCAGCGCCAACTGGATGGAACGCGAGATCTACGACATGCTCGGCATCCGCTTCGCCAACCACCCCGACATGACCCGCATCCTCTGCCCCGAGGACTGGGAAGGCCACCCCCTCCGCAAGGACTACCCCGTGGTGGGCTGGGGGCAGCGCGACATCGCCTTCCGCGAGGATCGCGGCGGCATGCTCGAGCGCATCGCCCTCCAGAAGGCCGGCCAGCTGGGCATCAACCTGAAGCAGCCCAAGGCGGAGTGA
- a CDS encoding NADH-quinone oxidoreductase subunit B yields the protein MNQPSTLEHILITTKVEKVMNWSRATSVWPVTFGLACCAIEMMAAGASRFDFDRFGAGIFRATPRQADLMIIAGTVTYKMAPVIKTLYDQMPEPKWVIAMGSCATAGGPFDSYHTIQGVDKIIPVDVFIPGCPPRPESLIYGFMKLQDKIMTSSLADRYKDIFEEVG from the coding sequence ATGAACCAGCCTTCCACCCTTGAACACATCCTCATCACCACCAAGGTGGAGAAGGTCATGAACTGGTCCCGCGCCACCAGCGTGTGGCCCGTGACCTTCGGTCTGGCCTGCTGCGCCATCGAGATGATGGCCGCGGGCGCCAGCCGCTTCGACTTCGACCGCTTCGGCGCCGGCATCTTCCGGGCCACGCCCCGCCAGGCCGACCTGATGATCATCGCCGGCACGGTCACCTACAAGATGGCGCCCGTGATCAAGACGCTCTACGACCAGATGCCTGAGCCCAAGTGGGTGATCGCCATGGGCTCCTGCGCCACGGCGGGGGGGCCCTTCGACTCGTACCACACCATCCAGGGCGTGGACAAGATCATCCCCGTGGACGTCTTCATCCCCGGCTGCCCGCCCCGTCCCGAATCCCTCATCTACGGCTTCATGAAGCTGCAGGACAAGATCATGACCAGCAGCCTGGCCGACCGGTACAAGGACATCTTCGAGGAGGTGGGCTGA
- a CDS encoding NADH-quinone oxidoreductase subunit A — MRGYASILLLILVAVALPIIIWNLSWLLRPSWPSAAKYSSYECGITTTSEAREKFSVRYYLVAVMFLVFDVETVFLMPWAIQMKELALFGAIELGLFLFLLLFGYGYIWSKGALTWE; from the coding sequence ATGCGCGGGTACGCGTCCATCCTGCTGCTGATCCTGGTAGCAGTGGCCCTGCCGATCATCATCTGGAATTTGTCGTGGCTGCTGCGCCCCAGCTGGCCCAGCGCGGCGAAATATTCGTCCTACGAGTGCGGCATCACCACGACCAGTGAGGCGCGGGAGAAATTCTCCGTGCGCTACTACCTGGTGGCCGTGATGTTCCTCGTGTTCGACGTGGAAACGGTCTTCTTGATGCCCTGGGCCATCCAGATGAAGGAACTGGCCCTGTTCGGCGCCATCGAGCTGGGGCTGTTCCTCTTCCTGCTGCTGTTCGGGTATGGCTACATCTGGTCCAAGGGAGCCCTCACATGGGAATGA
- a CDS encoding GspE/PulE family protein, producing the protein MSTSNPPVPSDAVATGDQTMTDFRPAKELYPTLDLTREPVDFALFQALPLDLMFKHHFVPVQEREGVLWLAMADPLDIPTQDMLRLQLKRPLRFAGAPLAQIQEVLKKSESGQKVMDEAGEALKVQVLHEEDWDDEVLDLERLTDKDEAPIVRLVDTTIFNALQRRASDIHLETMSTGFQIKYRIDGSLYPAADPIDRRFASPIISRVKVMSELDIAEKRKPQDGRFKLKVRGRAIDFRVSIMPTIHGEDAVIRILDKENLTEEFQSLSLEILGFSDHELKRLRRFSREPYGMFLVTGPTGSGKTTTLYAVLSEIKSPEDKIITIEDPVEYQLEGVTQIPVNEKKGLTFALGLRSILRHDPDKILVGEIRDPETAQIAIQSALTGHLVFTTVHANNVLDVLGRFQHMGVEVYNFVSSLNCILAQRLIRVLCPKCKRPAPIPTPQELEENGVDEAWLRSATLFDRVGCVDCHGTGFRGRQAIIEFMGLNDEIRELLIQRAPVREVKAAARRGGMQFLRESAIEKVRMGITTFVEINKVTFREGA; encoded by the coding sequence ATGTCCACATCAAACCCCCCGGTTCCTTCGGATGCCGTCGCCACGGGCGATCAGACCATGACCGACTTCAGGCCCGCCAAGGAGCTCTACCCGACCCTGGACCTCACGCGGGAGCCGGTGGATTTCGCCCTGTTCCAGGCCCTGCCGCTGGACTTGATGTTCAAGCACCATTTCGTGCCGGTGCAGGAGCGGGAGGGCGTTCTGTGGCTGGCCATGGCCGATCCCCTGGACATCCCCACCCAGGACATGCTCCGCCTGCAGCTCAAGCGCCCCCTCCGGTTTGCCGGCGCACCCCTGGCCCAGATCCAGGAGGTGCTCAAGAAGTCCGAGAGCGGCCAGAAGGTCATGGACGAGGCCGGCGAGGCCCTCAAGGTCCAGGTGCTCCACGAGGAGGACTGGGACGACGAGGTGCTCGACCTGGAGCGGCTGACTGACAAGGACGAGGCCCCCATCGTCCGCCTCGTGGACACCACCATCTTCAACGCCCTCCAGCGGCGTGCCTCTGACATCCACCTGGAGACCATGTCCACGGGCTTCCAGATCAAATACCGCATCGACGGCAGCCTCTACCCCGCCGCCGACCCCATCGACCGGCGCTTCGCCTCGCCCATCATCAGCCGCGTCAAGGTGATGTCCGAGCTGGACATCGCCGAGAAGCGCAAGCCCCAGGACGGTCGCTTCAAGCTCAAGGTGCGGGGCCGGGCCATCGACTTCCGCGTGAGCATCATGCCCACGATCCACGGCGAGGACGCGGTCATCCGCATCCTGGACAAGGAGAACCTCACCGAGGAGTTCCAGTCCCTCTCGCTGGAGATCCTCGGTTTCTCCGACCACGAACTGAAGCGCCTGCGCCGCTTCTCCCGCGAGCCCTACGGCATGTTCCTGGTGACCGGTCCCACGGGCTCCGGCAAGACCACCACCCTCTATGCCGTCCTCAGCGAGATCAAGTCGCCCGAGGACAAGATCATCACCATCGAGGATCCCGTCGAATACCAGCTCGAGGGCGTCACCCAGATCCCCGTGAACGAGAAGAAGGGCCTCACCTTCGCCCTGGGGCTACGCTCCATCCTGCGCCACGATCCCGACAAGATCCTCGTGGGCGAAATCCGCGATCCCGAGACGGCGCAGATCGCCATCCAGTCGGCCCTCACGGGCCACCTGGTCTTCACCACCGTCCACGCCAACAACGTGCTGGACGTGCTGGGCCGCTTCCAGCACATGGGCGTCGAGGTCTACAACTTCGTGTCCTCCCTCAACTGCATCCTGGCCCAGCGCCTCATCCGCGTCCTCTGCCCCAAGTGCAAGCGCCCCGCCCCGATCCCGACCCCCCAGGAACTCGAGGAGAACGGGGTGGATGAAGCCTGGCTGCGGAGCGCCACCCTCTTCGACCGGGTGGGCTGCGTGGACTGCCACGGCACCGGCTTCCGCGGCCGGCAGGCCATCATCGAGTTCATGGGCCTCAACGACGAGATCCGCGAGCTGCTCATCCAGCGCGCCCCGGTCCGCGAGGTGAAGGCCGCCGCCCGCCGGGGCGGCATGCAGTTCCTCCGGGAGAGCGCCATCGAGAAGGTGCGCATGGGGATCACGACCTTCGTCGAGATCAACAAGGTCACCTTCCGGGAAGGCGCCTAA